aaaatgagttaaaatGTCTGCAGAGCATTGGCTCCATTATTTTGGGTGAGGGTTGGAGGGATTTTTTTAGAAGGGGATTTAACTTGGGCACgtattttctaattaatgcGTGCGGATGAGCCTCGTCCGCGAATAATGCATCCATTAATGTCTGGGCCATACTTATGATTGAGAGGGATCATCATAAGCCCACGTACTTGGCTCAAGTGGGCCGTCTGCTGTTGTCTCCTATGTACTTTATATactttgcattttaattataaccAAGACTTCAAAGCTAAATCCATGTATGTtttaagggtgtgtttgatttgcatttttattttttgttttattttttatttttattttatgaaaactatttttattttcaaaaaatttgaaaatatatttggtttgatttcttattttctgttCTCAGGAcataaaaacactaaaaaatttatgatatcttaatttcttgtcttttttgtatttttagatttgtttaaaattacattctttgTCATCGTATTTTTATCGCATTTTCATTTTACCTAAAATGAGGTTTTCACTGAAAAcgaattattattttcatgattgtttcctgttttcattttcatcaaattttttttcaaaaatccaaccaaacacattttcatcaccattttctgttttcactgaaaatgaaaacagaaaacagtcAAACCAAACACCTCCTAAGATTTCACTTATCAATTGAGTTCTAAACCATCATGCCCCACGTACTGCTAGACGAGCTTATTCCattgtttgaataaaattaacaaaaaaaatgaaaacaaaaactcTTCTAGACAAAACTAATAAATGGCCTTGCTTAGTTCGAGATCAAACACTGGATTCGAGCATaatgatttaattttgaaatatgctGATAAGCAAACTTGACTTGAATATATGCAGTATATTGCAATGCGTTTGAGATGAACTATGTTGAGGTGTATCTGAAATGAATTGTTAACTAAAATTGAACTCTTGATGAATGTAAGATGAGTAAGGTTTTTGAGCGGACTAAGGTTCGACATCTTCTAAACTCAAAAGGTTATCTAACAAGATTATATTATACGATATTCTGGCACTCAAGTCAATAGAAATTGTACTACTGTAATGACTATTTGTCATAGTGATGCTTATTGTATTTATAGAAGTTTGAGATGAGCTACTTTCTTTGGCACGTAACTTAAGATTTTGCATAAACAATACTATCCTATTTTGGTACAGTGGTAAAGTAACTTTAGTTTAGATTGAGGCATGATTTAATGCTCTCGAGGGCATTTCAAGAATCCTATTTTTGGTTGTTAACTTCAGTAAATACTTGCATTTTAATTGCAATTTAATTGATCTAACATTTGGACCAAGGTAGCCTGTTACATAGATTGGACCTCAACTCTTCCACTCCAAAATATATTGGAGATGACCTCAATTGCCTCTTATAGTCTTAttggattatttatttatttttaatttcactacttttctaaaataattttaaaaagaaaatctaaaaaatatttggaactAAAACATAAACGTCCACTGAGGCTTATTACTGTACATCGTAACGTCTATTTATATGAATATCATAATTTGATATGCTACGCTGAGGACTTGAATGTATATGCCTACATGCTATACGAGACCCAAAAAAATGTTCCATAGTACTACCAAAAAATGTGCAACTTATAAGAAAGTCAGTTCTCTCTTTACTCTCCCCACATTCTGTGCGCGGCTTCAgaatgcagaaaaaaaaaagaggcagGATCAGGAATTAAGATTAAAGATAGCAAAAGTGAATAAAAGCAAAAGGAGAATTATGAAGGGGGCCTGTATAAAGGCAACAGTTGCAGATATTATTCTGTCTTGGATGTTAGTAATTTCTTGACTTGACCGCATTTGTTGCATAAAGCAACTAGTTGTTGGTGCTACATAGTCTGAAATTGGTTTGTATCTTACCCACAACCAAAAATAGCAATGTTATTACTAATTCTCATTCACTCATTGTTGTTGAGTCTCACAACAAGAGCTCAATCCACGCCATGCAGAACTTCTTGTGGTGACATTCCCATCGAATACCCTTTTGGCATTGACGATGGGTGTGGAAGCCCATACTACCGTTACATCCTGGTTTGTTCTGACTCAGGAAAACTCCAAGTCAGAACCCCTTCTGGGAGATACCACGTTCACAACGTTAGCTATGCTGATCCACACATTCTGGTCACTGATCCATTCATGTGGAACTGTGACGATGGTGAGAATTACCGTCCCACAAGGCCTTTCAGTTTGGACACCAGCACACGCTTCAAGCTTTCCCCTCAGAATGAGTACCTCTTCTTCAATTGCAGTGAGGATCATGTGATCGTTAAGCCAAAGCCTATTTTCTGTGAGCGCTTCCCCGAGCGTTGCGATTCTTCGTGTGACAGTGGTAGCTATCTCTGCAGGCACATGCCAGGGTGCTCCTTTGCTATGACTGGTAGCTCTTGCTGCTCTTACTCTCCAAGATCCATTGAATCGTTGAGGTTGATGCTCAAGTATTGTACTAGTTATACTAGTGTTTATTGGAGAAACGTTGGTGCTCCTCAGCCTCACGATCAAGTTCCTGAATACGGGAtcagaattgattttgatatccCCGTCACTACGCGCTGCCTTCAGTGCCAGGATCCTTCCAAAGGAGGTGGAACTTGTGGATTTGACACTCAGACTCAGAGTTTCATGTGCCTTTGCAAGGAAGGAAATTTCACTACCCATTGTAAAGGTATGTCTAACAGTGATCACttctttttaaagtttaatttgaacTATCAACTAATCAAAAGTCATCCTTGATTTCacttgaaatgaaagataattaactaattattatcaaaattaacatACATAACGGCTTGTAATCGGATGACAAGGTGTAAAACCATGCATACCCTGTTTACTTGAGTTACAATTAAGAAGGTTTGCATTTTGAAATTTGttgagaaagtaaaaaattgaTTGGATATTGTTTGTCTGACAGATTATGATGCTGCACGGCACAACAGAAAGGTCCATGTGATTGCAGGTGACAAAAATGAAGTTAATGGAGTAAATTTGTCAATGATAGTTTTTGTAAGTAGAAAATTAGGTtcatgcatgcttgtggctgtGTGTTCGAAATTTGGCTGCAGGGACAGTGAGCGGTGTTTCAGCTGCAGGGGCATTTGGAATTGGAGCTGGTATTTGGTACTTGAAGAAAGTGAGAGCTAAAGCGCCAGTAACATGTGGAGTTCAAAGCAACGAGAATAGACTTTTCTGAAGTGGACCAAAGAACGTGAACTACATAATTACGGAGTACATCATAATTCCTTTTGTTACTCTTTCCCCACCTTAGCTATTaagcttatttatttatacaatatttatatataaagaccTTTTTTGCTTCCCAGTTGGCATCTTTATGTGATGTTGGGTTGTAATTTCTCCCAAATATTGCAAGAAAGCACTTCGCTGCATAGCCATCTTCCACACTACTTTAAGTGTTAACATTAATATTTGACTTCCTTTATAATATTGAATCTGTCAGTGTTAATTTACAAACTAAAGCAGTTCATTCTTCATTGGTTGAGACACTGATACCCACACACCTCTGATAAACGCCTCTAAAACGGGCTTTCCGGAATCaaccaaaatattaaaagaaaaaaaggaaaaggaaagagggagacaaacacacaGACAGAAAAGTTATGGCGATTCTAAGTCAAACCTTTTTTGTTGGTGACACGATTCTAAGGCATACTAACATCAACATGCTCTCCCAACAACACAAATTGTGGGACCAGCATTGAGAGTCATTGCAGGCACCATGTACGCTGGAGCAGCAGTGAAAGATTGAGTAGGTGAATAATTTGGGGCACAGGTTCCAAACCCAGATGGTACCAAATGAGCACCATTTAGGAATAAATCCTTGGAAGACCTCCATTTCCAACTCTTCCACTTTTCCTTCCCTTCCTTCTTGGTAACCTGTCATCACCTAAGAACAACACTCAATATGATGAAGCATTACTACATTTGTATTGGGCTtgagagggaaaaaaattaaaggaagagGATTTAATTTCATGCTACTGTATTTCTAACTACCTGTTTTGTATTTGGGTCATGAACTAAGGCCATCGGTGGAGCGAGCCAAAAAGCAAAGATCAATCCAAATATTGGAGGAACCAAATATGCTAATGACATGCATCTCCATCAGAGCCTAGATGATGGCCAACATGGTCAGGAGTACTCCTCACAAGGCCAGGTTTGGCTGGTTTACAATCATGGATGCTAATGCCATTTATAATGGCATGACTGACACCTTGTATAGTGATGCAAGGCCCATCAGCAATCTCCACTTTAACCATGTCTTTGTCAAAAATGATCCAGAAAGGCTCTTTTTGGATTGCACCATAACGGAGTGTGCCTGGTTTTGGGTTTGCAGGGTCATCAGAGGGATCTGTGACTGGGTATATTGCACCATACTTGCCTCCTGTGGCATCTTTGCCAAAGCCAATTGTACAGTCAGCCATGGCTTGGCGATTTGAAgcctaattaggctttacacGCCAACAAGAGTCTATCACATTGAGCAATGCTTTCTTCGGACTCTCGGGGATATACTTTGAGGTAGGTAATAAAGTGCTGTAGTACTTGTTATCTGTTGAATAGACAATAACGAAGGTTGAAGAAAGGTGTAGCATGAAAGCAAGACCAGTGAGGTTGACGTGGCCATGCTTGTTGTTAAGGCAATTGCAAAGGAAATGAGCTCATTTAATAGATGCAGTGAAGGTTGTCCACAAAATTTAGGAGCTTgccttacaaatattttttttgggtttggGTTACAAAAACGTGGCTGCAATATTTTGAGTTGCTAATTATAAACTTAAATTTACTTTTGAGTTCTAAAGGGTACGTATGCATCCATATTATATTTCTTGTATTAATAACTTTAGAATATGATGGTTCAATGGACATGGGAAGTTCAATATAGTTCACAAAAGCAGAATGCTCCTTAGAAATCTAATATTTGGACGGCTTCATACTAGAAACAAGCAAGTTTTGTAAAACAGTCGTGAGCTAGGGATTCAATTTAATAACTCAATAAATTAAAGTCAAAAACTAGGTGtagtttagtaaaaaaaaaggggggtgtagtcaataattttatttttatttattttttaattattaagctGCAAGTATCACTGATActtataacaaattaacaataagTTTATAACACTGCATGTAAATTAGCTTATAAAGACTACTTTAACTTAATGAGTAATCTTTGAATGTGATTTTGGAAATGTTTGCAGTTGAAATAATTTTGCGATAGAACTCAGGGTgtgaaaaaattatgaaatggaAGTTCTTAAAATAACTCGGCGAAATACTAACTATTGTAAATTTATGTGGTAATTAATTCTCCTAAGAATTTTTGcgaataattttttctaatttgacTCAAATACTCAAGTTACTTAAGATTTAGAATgattttctgttaaaaaaaatatatttagaatgattttttaatattgagtATATAGCTGGATATATGGGTCTAAGCCCATAGGTTAGCCCATATAACCTACTATCCGTGCAAATTAGTGAAAATATTTGCCCATTTAGTTGTGGACTTTTTTGTGCTTGGCTATAGAGCTAGTAGGTTAATTGGGTTCGTTGATCAGTGGGTTGACTCGTgaatccatttttatttttaaaattccaaatagagttaatgttatttaaataatgtaaataaaatcctttttatatttcagtattttgaataattgattCCTATTTAtcatagtttttaattatttttattaataatatttttttttcatattttaaaagaatttttagattttatataattttattatcaaaCTCGCAACCAAGATGCTAACCACCGTACCGTATGGATGCATACTAATAAAATCTTGACCCATTAGTTTTGTGGGTTAAATCAATCCGACCCATTTAGTTAATAACTGGCTGAATATAAATAAACTTAAATGGATCGAGTTGGTTCTcaaatatattagaaaaatcaGTATAGAAAAACTGAAAACTACTATTTCTCTGACATattgtgaagaaaaaaataccaATAGTTGGTCTGTTATCATTATGTTTCTAATTCATTAGAAGGGTCTGTACATAACtctactaaaaatattttttttgtacaatactaaaaataattctaaatctACGTACAGttacatttgtttttgttaatcttattaaaaaaataattttatttatttattaagatagtgaatattaattaatgcattttctttatttaatatttctttataaCGCATTAAGATGATTAATAAGAAGATATAGTAAAGGGATATGTGCATGTTTGTTAcaactttatttgaaaaatattacttttagaatataaaaaatatattattattattttgaaaagttattttaagCAACTCCTAGAACAACTAAAACTACTTTTAGAATAAGTGTTTTATAACTATATAAACAAATCAACCTTTTACTTTACGCGGAATCtccaaataatatattaatgaatGGTTTAATTTCTTTGCactattagtataatttttttgtagtgtCAATGAAAGATTATCATTGATATAACTTTAAAGTCTCCAGATTTATTATACTTTGTAATTgaatattaatgatataaaaaactCTTTGTACAATAAGTACATACGTTGTTTACTCATAATAAATGACTATTTTTGAGAAAGTAAAACAATCAGGTCTTCTATTATTGCTAgtctcataaataaataaataaaagtcggataggagaaaataatttcTGGTCCGAACAATTCAATTATGCTCTAAAATTCCCAAATGAATAAAGATAATATGGAGTAAATTGAACtgtaaaaacaaataagtttattCATTTATTCCATAAACAACGAATTACAAATTATCCTTATgcaatgacaaaaatttaaaacattattaataacattaattacacAAAGCCACCCACTAATGCaatgcaaaatttaaaacaacacTAGCAGAATTCATTAAGTCATGATGGCtgctttatttattaatatttggtTAAGCTAGCTGGTAGCtgctttattaattaattaatcacacAAAATACTTGTTGCATTGGCCCCAAACGTCACACATGCTCGTCCGTATCATATAGTATGTACTACGCGTAGCTACACATTCCATAGATACATGAACTCTCAGAGTTGCACTTGTTGTCACATTTCCCACAATGCTTCTCGTTAGTCCGAGGATTCACGCACTTACCTTCGCAACATATCTTACCATAGCTACATTTCTTTCCACATTTCCCACAATTGGAGACATCTGTGGAAAGGTTGACACATTTGTTCTTGCAGCAATCAGATCCTGCGCTTCCTTTAATGAGGCATACCTCAGGGTATTTTTCACATGTCAGCACCACCCTGTCAGAAAGAAATCGATTAATTTTCCCTTTTGGTTTTTCACTTCCGGGAGATATTGCTGACACAAAAACAGCCAAAGCCATTAGCATGGCTAGAAGGAAGAGGgtcttcattttgtttttgttgacaaataaaaagaagttacaTATAGAGTGCATATATGTTATGATAGACACAAGATATAAAAAGATGGTAGACGTATTTATAGACGAGTAGGTTCATCGAGTTGGTATTATATTTTGCATAAATTGCTTTCATGAAAGAATGCCCCTATACGTATTGATTAGTTAATGCGGTGTGGTCTAAACTTGTTAGGCTTGTTTGGCAACAACTTCATCAAATTTCGTCCATACTAATAATCAGTTGAAATTGGATACAATTGGAACAACTATTCTGGTTTTTGCTTAAGGATAAAGATTAACGTTAGTTTAGCTCCTAATAATATATCCGTCGTATATATAGTCTTAATCAGAAACAGTATTCTTGTACAATTCTACGTACGTAAAGTCGTAAACCAAGAAACCGTTACAGTACCACCGTTCGGTTCCAGCTAGCAGACGTACAATTTGACAATTTGATGGAATGAATTGGATTTCAGAGTTGGGCCATTCGgcaataaaataaagatgaacATGCACTTGACGTTACGTTGCTGCAGCACGAACAACcaagtatatatatagtattaggGCTTTGTGACCCCGCTGATATATACACACGTGCAACTTTTTCACGCACCATTTCATTattctttacattttaattaaaatatttacagctttaacaaaatatatagtaattaagaaataaaaacagaagTTGAAAAACAATTAGCAACTATTTCAGTAAACATATTTGtacgtataatattttttacatttacaacCCTTAACTTCTTGCTATTattatatcttatttaaaaaaaaatcttcgaTTACATTTGTTTTAtaggaaaattgtttttaaaataaaaacatccaaaaagataaataaattgaaaatcagttttaaccaaaaataattGTGCAAACGTTCAAACAATAaagtattgataaaaaaattaaacagtaAAAGTGCTTGACCGAATAAACCAAATATAGATGAATATTGacataacaacaaaaattataaatttagatcattatatatatgtatatatgaataatcaagattaagagaaaaatgaacACAACTTTTTAAAGTGATCGTAAAATTATTAACTAACTTCTAATCTTGAATATCTGTGTATTCTGCAAAATATTTAACTGTAAGTTTAGGAAAATGTCTAACCCTACACGTACAGGAATTTTCAGTAGTAGACCACGGGAAATTTATTTGATCAGGCTTACAAATCCCGTGTTTTTCTAAACCAAACTTTGGAGTACAGAGCATGATCCACAAGTGGCTTCTGGTCAAATTCCTTAGCTGCTAGTGTCTATCATCGATTATGCAAATACAACGCAAGTTTcctaatttcattcaaaatttggCAGGATTTAACGATCAAATTTAAACAGAGGAGTCAAAGTCGCAAACAAGATTACGAAGCTATATGTTTTTTCCTTAATTTCGTTATAGAGGCATTCAATTGTCTTTCTAATGCATTTGATCAAGATTCACATGCACGCACAACTGCAACATGGCACTGTTATGCAGAAACCGTTTCATTCAAGAAAAGATCTGTTAGTAAATTTTTCATTACATTTTGTGCGTCCCCTGACGTAAGGGAGGAATAATATTGATTGAATCGTGTTAACTTTTATTGAAGCAAGTCATATATTCTTCTTTTTAGTTTGTTAAGTAAAGCACATATTCGCAGCAACCAAACATCACTTAGACAACCGCATGCAGCTGCAACTTTTTAACATTAGTATCTGTTTTTCATCTcttaaaacacaaatatcatTCCTTTGAAACTAATAAACAAGGAAGCCCTATACCAATAAGTCGTTGTTATTAGTAATATTGAACTCGGTTTCTTTTACAAAGATTTTATGcttaaattttatggatgaaaaaaatatagttggaAAAGGAGAATCACATTAAAGTTGATTAGGTAAGTTTCCCCAcgataataaaaactaatagaTACTTTGtacaaataatatcataaaaaaaggaaGCCCTGTATTGAATTAGATCCATGGGGATAATTAATTGACGAGTTCTGTTGTATCAGTATTTATATGTGTTCTGTCTGAGGAACGAGAATGT
This region of Glycine max cultivar Williams 82 chromosome 7, Glycine_max_v4.0, whole genome shotgun sequence genomic DNA includes:
- the LOC100795731 gene encoding uncharacterized protein isoform X1; this encodes MLLLILIHSLLLSLTTRAQSTPCRTSCGDIPIEYPFGIDDGCGSPYYRYILVCSDSGKLQVRTPSGRYHVHNVSYADPHILVTDPFMWNCDDGENYRPTRPFSLDTSTRFKLSPQNEYLFFNCSEDHVIVKPKPIFCERFPERCDSSCDSGSYLCRHMPGCSFAMTGSSCCSYSPRSIESLRLMLKYCTSYTSVYWRNVGAPQPHDQVPEYGIRIDFDIPVTTRCLQCQDPSKGGGTCGFDTQTQSFMCLCKEGNFTTHCKDYDAARHNRKVHVIAGDKNEVNGVNLSMIVFVSRKLGSCMLVAVCSKFGCRDSERCFSCRGIWNWSWYLVLEESES
- the LOC106799503 gene encoding putative pectate lyase 2, with product MADCTIGFGKDATGGKYGAIYPVTDPSDDPANPKPGTLRYGAIQKEPFWIIFDKDMVKVEIADGPCITIQGVSHAIINGISIHDCKPAKPGLVRSTPDHVGHHLGSDGDACH
- the LOC100795731 gene encoding wall-associated receptor kinase 3 isoform X2, encoding MLLLILIHSLLLSLTTRAQSTPCRTSCGDIPIEYPFGIDDGCGSPYYRYILVCSDSGKLQVRTPSGRYHVHNVSYADPHILVTDPFMWNCDDGENYRPTRPFSLDTSTRFKLSPQNEYLFFNCSEDHVIVKPKPIFCERFPERCDSSCDSGSYLCRHMPGCSFAMTGSSCCSYSPRSIESLRLMLKYCTSYTSVYWRNVGAPQPHDQVPEYGIRIDFDIPVTTRCLQCQDPSKGGGTCGFDTQTQSFMCLCKEGNFTTHCKDYDAARHNRKVHVIAGTVSGVSAAGAFGIGAGIWYLKKVRAKAPVTCGVQSNENRLF